The following are encoded together in the Trichomycterus rosablanca isolate fTriRos1 chromosome 19, fTriRos1.hap1, whole genome shotgun sequence genome:
- the map7b gene encoding ensconsin isoform X1, whose product MPVPPRLRKGGSRPAITHLSTITEEDEEQRCRRKKRRKRESDYNLKSDEKKSSSQPDWSTSGHNTYNIYSTSDAQNTGKTAEPLGLKLDERQRLARERREEKEKQIAMKEAQLLEREERARQYYEKQVEERRRRLEEQRLKEERRHAAVEEKRRQKLEEEKARYEAVMRRTMEKSQRARPKSNRWSWGGPLTTSTSHNSDPDRRSVSTMNLSKHIDPVITKRLSSSSATLLNSPDRALLKRTSLSSSCLVNKVHSKVRASREKIQQDRPAGMRRLPLTAWEVNVVSRLQTPTHSYLARSRSAMSLSGDAGLVTPVCPRSASCHHAMSSLSKSQQSRSTERPARSGLSLERPLRAGLDGATRRKTTHNIMVDRKDKDYVRKSWSNLSFPTSTLTPISTKRAPSPGSQRTKLSQPSPVRSPTKPPQKAPISKRSRSPPPPASLPLSRSSPSLSSGNIRPNRVTPESQRVISEGIRSKKEEQNTIKEGEEAQIEDNDDEEKAKKAEQEELEKIESPVKAAPKAEPAIERVASPPAVRPSAGTTDPEEASRLLAEKRRQAREQREKEEEERRLKEEAERRHREEMARKIAEERAKREEESQRLAEEKKQEEEEERRAAEEKQQKEREEAELLQKQKEEEEARQREEAERLRQEREKHFQKEEAERLERKKRLEEIMKRTRRSDQKPSNQGNGEVAQQEGQVLEVSLAPGIPLITVSAPQQTSESLQHSDRNGHPDSSISLDTGRSVSTEIQLRENGVVMETQDFEEVIEVPMVTKLSRSEGDGEEDQEMKKTPLLAFRENGSTYNLNTVELSQAPQQTDEEEV is encoded by the exons ATGCCGGTGCCCCCCAGGCTAAGGAAGGGGGGCAGCAGGCCAGCCATCACCCACCTCTCTACCATCACTGAGGAGGATGAAGAGCAGCGGTGTCGCCGCAAGAAACGAAGGAAAAGAG AATCTGACTACAATTTGAAGAGTGATGAGAAGAAATCTTCAAGTCAGCCAGACTGGTCCACCTCTGGACACAACACGTACAATATTTACAGCACTAGTGATGCACAAAATACAGGAAAAACAG CAGAACCTTTGGGGCTTAAACTGGACGAGAGACAGAGACTGGCTCGAGAGAGAagggaagagaaagagaaacagatag ctatGAAAGAAGCTCAGTTGCTTGAGAGGGAGGAGCGAGCAAGGCAGTATTATGAGAAGCAGGTGGAGGAGAGGAGGAGACGATTAGAGGAGCAGAGGTTGAAGGAGGAGAGGAGGCATGCTGCAGTGGAGGAGAAACGACGGCAGAAACTAGAAGAGGAAAAG GCACGGTATGAGGCGGTGATGAGAAGGACCATGGAAAAAAGTCAGAGAGCCAGACCTAAGTCAAACCGCTGGAGCTGGGGGGGACCTCTTACCACAAGCACCTCACACAACAGTG ACCCTGACAGAAGATCGGTCTCCACTATGAATCTATCCAAGCACATAGACCCAGTTATAACCAAACGCCTGTCTTCTTCTTCTGCCACCCTGCTGAACTCACCAGACCGAG CTTTACTGAAGCGGACGTCTCTCTCTTCATCTTGCTTAGTAAACAAAGTTCACTCTAAAGTTCGTGCTTCCAGAGAGAAGATCCAACAGGACAGACCTGCAG GTATGCGTCGTTTGCCTCTTACTGCATGGGAGGTTAATGTAGTGAGTCGCTTACAGACACCAACTCACTCGTACTTGGCCAGAAGCCGCAGTGCTATGTCACTGTCTGGAGatgcag GTTTAGTGACCCCCGTTTGTCCTCGCTCAGCCTCCTGTCATCATGCAATGAGCTCGCTGTCCAAGTCTCAGCAGTCACGCAGCACTGAGCGACCAGCTAGGTCCGGCCTTAGCCTAGAACGACCTCTCAGAGCTGGTCTGGACGGCGCCACTCGGCGAAAGACAACTCATAACATAATG GTTGATAGAAAGGATAAGGACTATGTGAGAAAATCCTGGAGTAATCTGTCCTTTCCCACTTCAACTCTGACCCCCATAAGCACCAAGAGAGCGCCCTCTCCTGGAAGTCAGCGCACCAAACTTAGCCAGCCCTCCCCTGTCAG GAGCCCCACTAAACCACCTCAGAAGGCTCCCATATCTAAAAGGTCCAGATCTCCCCCTCCTCCAGCTTCTTTGCCCCTGTCTCGGAGCAGCCCCTCTCTGTCTTCTGGTAACATCCGACCCAACCGGGTCACACCAGAGAGTCAGAGAGTGATTTCAGAGGGCATAAGGAGCAAGAAAGAggaacaaaatacaattaaggaAGGTGAAGAGGCACAAATAGAGGACAATGATGATGAAGAGAAGGCTAAGAAGGCAGAACAAGAGGAGCTGGAGAAGATTGAAAGTCCAGTCAAAGCAGCACCTAAAGCTGAACCTGCCATTG AAAGGGTGGCTAGTCCACCAGCAGTAAGACCCAGTGCGGGCACTACCGACCCAGAAGAGGCCTCTCGCCTGCTGGCAGAAAAACGACGACAGGCACGAgagcagagagagaaagaggaggaggagaggaggcTGAAGGAGGAGGCTGAGAG GCGCCATCGAGAGGAGATGGCTCGGAAAATAGCAGAGGAGCGAGCAAAGAGGGAGGAGGAGTCTCAGCGACTGGCCGAGGAAAAGaaacaggaggaggaggaggagagacgTGCAGCTGAGGAGAAACAGCAGAAGGAGAGAGAGGAAGCTGAACTCCTACAGAAACAG aaagaggaagaggaggcaCGGCAGCGTGAAGAGGCTGAGCGTTTGCGTcaggagagagagaaacactTCCAGAAAGAGGAGGCTGAGCGTCTTGAGAGAAAGAAG CGTCTTGAAGAGATCATGAAACGCACACGCCGCTCTGACCAG AAACCCTCTAATCAAGGGAACGGTGAGGTGGCCCAGCAGGAGGGACAGGTCTTGG AAGTGAGTTTGGCGCCTGGCATTCCTTTGATTACTGTGTCTGCCCCACAACAAACCTCTGAGAGCTTACAGCACAGTGACCGTAACGGACACCCTGACTCAAGTATCAGCCTAGACACTGGTCGCAG TGTGAGCACAGAAATCCAGCTCAGGGAAAACGGTGTTGTTATGGAGACTCAGGACTTTGAGGAAGTGATCGAGGTGCCCATGGTGACCAAGCTGTCCCGTTCAGAGGGAGACGGCGAGGAGGACCAAGAGATGAAAAAGACGCCGCTACTGGCTTTCAGAGAGAATGGCAGCACTTATAACTTGAACACAGTGGAGCTCAGCCAAGCCCCGCAGCAAACAG